A stretch of the Alnus glutinosa chromosome 6, dhAlnGlut1.1, whole genome shotgun sequence genome encodes the following:
- the LOC133872034 gene encoding early nodulin-like protein 15 → MAVSSRAISAFVVVLFFSYSSAAAKEILVGGKTDAWKIPSSQSDSLNQWAGSSRFRIGDSLVWKYDGEKDSVLQVRKEDYVNCNTSNPIEEHKDGNTKVKLDRAGAFYFISGAKGHCEKGQKLVVVVLSPRHTAISPAPSPVEFESPAVAPTSSSTRLQSSLMVALGIFALGFVLM, encoded by the exons ATGGCAGTTTCTTCAAGAGCTATTTCGGCTTTCGTGGTCGTCTTATTCTTTAGCTACTCTTCAGCAGCAGCTAAAGAGATCTTGGTTGGAGGCAAGACAGATGCATGGAAAATCCCATCCTCTCAATCTGATTCCCTCAATCAATGGGCTGGAAGTTCTCGTTTTCGCATTGGAGACTCtctag TGTGGAAATATGACGGTGAGAAAGACTCGGTATTGCAAGTGAGAAAGGAAGATTATGTTAACTGCAATACTTCTAACCCCATTGAAGAGCACAAAGATGGGAACACTAAGGTGAAGCTTGACCGAGCTGGGGCCTTCTACTTCATCAGCGGAGCCAAGGGACACTGCGAGAAGGGTCAGAAGTTGGTTGTGGTGGTTCTTTCTCCAAGACACACGGCTATTTCTCCGGCACCTTCTCCGGTGGAGTTCGAAAGTCCGGCCGTTGCTCCAACTAGCAGTTCTACAAGGTTGCAGAGCAGTTTGATGGTTGCACTGGGGATTTTTGCTTTGgggtttgttttgatgtaa
- the LOC133870578 gene encoding putative pentatricopeptide repeat-containing protein At1g12700, mitochondrial — MGTIAKSRNSLAFFFYHYCHSRDSFHRQNFYYCCSFSATSSKTTNSGRDIVESPNHFLKSARDWCRSRSLRNLDDALGLFDRMLHIHPLPSIVDFTQLLTAIARMKHHSIVISLIKEIELSGIAPDVYTLGILINCFCHLNWVDCDFSILARILKLGFQPNYIILNPLVKGIYLRGKIAEAMNLVNKMEKISYKPDIATYGTIMNCLCKIGKTNEAIELLRKMDEGNLNVVIILIDGMCNAGKLTTERELFNTLLTKGSQANVQTYTIMIKGLCKEGLLKEVMVLFEQMEENGCSPNHFTYNTIIQGFLQHNETSWVVKYIKMMVDEGFSANATTATILINLLSTNQDPSHVYVLGVLMQLQQIA; from the exons ATGGGTACGATTGCTAAGTCTAGAAACTctcttgctttcttcttctatcaTTATTGTCATTCAAGGGATTCTTTCCATCgtcaaaatttttattattgttgtagTTTTAGTGCTACTTCTTCTAAAACTACCAATAGTGGTAGAGATATTGTGGAAAGCCCCAATCATTTCTTGAAATCTGCAAGAGATTGGTGTAGATCTCGAAGCTTAAGGAATCTTGATGATGCCTTGGGCTTGTTTGATAGAATGCTTCACATACACCCTTTACCTTCCATCGTGGATTTCACTCAATTGCTGACTGCAATTGCAAGAATGAAGCATCACTCAATCGTGATTTCTTTGATTAAAGAAATAGAACTTTCAGGAATTGCACCTGATGTATATACTCTGGGCATTCTAATTAATTGCTTCTGCCATTTGAATTGGGTAGATTGCGACTTCTCTATCTTAGCTAGAATTTTGAAACTTGGATTTCAACCAAACTATATAATTCTTAATCCTCTTGTCAAGGGGATATATCTTCGGGGTAAAATTGCTGAAGCTATGAATTTGGTTAACAAAATGGAAAAGATAAGCTACAAACCTGATATAGCTACCTATGGAACGATAATGAATTGTTTGTGTAAAATAGGTAAGACCAATGAAGCTATTGAGTTGTTAAGAAAAATGGATGAAGGAAATCTTAATGTAGTGAT CATCTTGATTGATGGTATGTGTAATGCTGGGAAGCTAACAACCGAAAGAGAACTCTTTAATACTCTTCTTACCAAAGGTTCGCAAGCTAATGTTCAGACTTACACAATAATGATCAAAGGGCTATGCAAAGAGGGACTACTAAAAGAAGTGATGGTGCTATTTGAGCAAATGGAGGAAAATGGTTGTTCACCTAACCATTTCACATATAACACAATCATCCAAGGCTTCTTGCAACACAATGAGACATCATGGGTAGTGAAATATATCAAGATGATGGTTGACGAAGGTTTCTCGGCAAATGCAACCACTGCGACCATTTTGATCAACTTGTTGTCTACTAATCAG GATCCATCTcatgtctatgtgttgggtgtGTTGATGCAATTACAACAAATAgcataa
- the LOC133871794 gene encoding ricin B-like lectin EULS3: MCLNFHYFSRRRRQSFRVFSKADPNYSLTILDGRVILCRSDPSDEFQHWYKEEKYSAGVKDDYGFPSFALVNKATGQAIKHAIGDTHPVQLKPFRTDVLDESILWTQSSNLGDGFRAIRMADNTALNMDAFVGEKKYGGGTGLNGTIIGLWQWHGGDNQQWTIIPH; this comes from the coding sequence atgtgcCTGAATTTTCACTACTTCTCACGTAGGCGTAGGCAGAGTTTCAGGGTGTTCTCCAAGGCCGATCCCAACTACTCCCTCACAATCCTAGATGGGCGCGTCATTCTTTGCAGATCTGATCCGTCCGATGAGTTCCAGCACTGgtacaaagaagaaaagtacAGCGCAGGAGTGAAGGACGATTACGGGTTTCCCAGCTTTGCTCTTGTAAACAAAGCCACTGGTCAGGCCATCAAGCACGCCATTGGAGACACTCATCCTGTGCAGCTGAAACCTTTTAGGACTGATGTTCTTGACGAGTCCATCCTGTGGACTCAGAGCAGTAACTTGGGTGACGGCTTCCGAGCCATAAGAATGGCTGATAACACTGCACTTAATATGGATGCTTTTGTCGGCGAAAAAAAATACGGAGGTGGTACTGGGCTTAATGGCACTATTATTGGGCTGTGGCAGTGGCACGGCGGCGATAACCAGCAATGGACGATCATTCCCCACTGA